GCCGACGGATGCCGACTTCCACTACCCCGCCGTGCGCTTCAATGACTTTCTTCACATTATCCAATCCCAGGCCGATGCGCCGTTTCTGCTTCTCGTCGAAGTAGTAGGGCAGGAGTTCCGCGGGGATGCCGGGCCCGTTGTCGGCGACGCAGATAGTTCCCCACTGGCTCCCCTGGTGCTCAACCCGCCCTGAGGTGACGAAGATATGCCCCCCTCGTGGCACTGCCTCGATGGCATTGAAAAGAAGATTCACCAGGGTCTGCTCGATACGGTGGGGGTCGATTCGCAATCGGTCCAGCTTCGGGCTCAGCCGCAGGGAGGCCTTTACCCCCTTATGCTCCATGCGCGTCCGGAGCGCGTCCACGCAGTCCTGGATGAAGGGTCGCAGGAGCACGATTTCCCGGTTCAGGCGGAATGGCCGGGCGAGATGCATCATCTCCAGCACCGAACGTTCAATGCTCTCCACCTCTTTGCGGGAGATCTCCAGCAGACGATGATGGGTGGGATTGCCATCGAGTTCCGCTGCCAGCATCTGCACATTCATCTTGATGGCGGTCAATGGATTGCGGATGTCGTGGGCCAGGGAGGCTGCCTGCTGGGCGAGGGCATTGAGCGTCTCCGCCTCCCTTGTTTTCTGCTCCAGTTCCTTGCGCTCGCTGATATCACGGCAGATCCCCAGGCTGGCCGCCTTCCCCTCGTAGGAGGAAATCTTGGCGAGCGCCTCGGTCGGCAGTTTCCTGCCGTTCGACTGCAGGCGGAAATACTCCACAAGACTGGTCGACTGGCTGGTACGTGATTGTTCGGAGGAACGCTCCACATCCCCCCTCGATTCCGGGGCGACCAGCTCAAGAAACGGTATTCCCACGATTTCCTTCATGGGACGGCCATGCATGGCGCAAAAGGCACTGTTGGCGAAGACCACCACCCCGTCGTGGAGAACGTAATAGCCGTCACGGATGTCCTCCACCAGGGCCTTGTACTTGCTCTCCGATTCCGACAGTTCCCGTGTCCTTTTGGCTACTTCCTTTTCCAGCACGACGGTCTGCTGCCGCATATACTCTTCATGGAGCCCCTGGAAAAAATCGCTGAATTTTCCCACCGTCTGGGAAATACAACTCCCCAACCGGGCGATGGCCTCGTCCCGCTCGTCATCCCGGGCATTCCTGATGATAAAGGGCGTCACCACCTGCTGATAGAGCATGAAAGCCTTTTGCACGTCGGACAGTTTGTATCCCTGGGCAAGCCTCCTGCGCGCGATAAAGGTGATGAAGGCATCGAGCTCGTCCCAGCCCCCTCCGTCGAGAACCAGGCTATACGCAGCAGTCGCCTGACTGACCAACGGCCGGAGATTCGCCTCCGCTTCGCGATGATAGGGCGCTGACCGGTCGGAAAGCATCCTGCCGACCCACACATCGACGATCTCCCCGTGGTATTTCCCCAGTGTTTTGAAAACGTCCATTACGCCTCCCTGCTGTGGAACTCTTCTGCGACAATGGCGTGCATTGACTGTGGTGAAAATAATTTTCCCTGTCCCCTGGTGCAATCTCTTCTCATGAAGTCAATAACAGTGTTATTGAAAAAAATCATCACGCTCCCACTGTACCATTGAAAAATTCTTTCCACAACCATTTAAGAAAACCGCAAACAAACACTGTTTTTGTGTGGCATGATGCTTGCTGAATGGCACATATACCGCAAAAAACGGATGAATGACGATCCGGTAACGGTTTTAATAGACAATACTGAAAGGAGGATTAATGGCATGATAAAAAATGGTTTTACTGAATGGCCGGAGGATTTCGCGCAAGCGTACCGGGATGCCGGTTACTGGCGAGACCAGACAATCGGCGAGGTGCTTGCAGAACGCTTCGCACGTTTCGCGGACAGAACCGCACTTATCGCTGAAGACGGGGCACACTATACCTATGCCGATCTGGACCGGCTTTCCACCCGCCTTGCCCTGCATTTCAAAAACCTGGGACTCCAACCATACGATCGGGTCATCCACCAGATCCCCAACGGCCCGGTAAGCGTCCTGACTTTTCTCGGGCTGCTCAAGGCGGGCGCCGTACCGGTGATGACACTGCCCCCCCACCGGGAAGCGGAGATCGGCCACTTTGCCCGGCTTTCCGGGGCGCGTGGCTACGCCATAGCCAGCCAGGTGCGTGAGTTCGACTTCCAGGCCCTGGCCGGCACGGTGCAGGAACAGAATCCGTCCCTGGAATTTGTACTGGTAACCGGCGGCATGCCCGGTCCCGGCTATCAGTCCATCGATGCCATGCTGCTCGACCCCATCGAGGAACGGGCAGGCAGTACCAGCCTGCCGCGACCCGATCCGGATTTTCCTGCCGTGCTGCTCCTGTCCGGTGGGACCACCGGCATTCCAAAGCTCATACCGAGAACCCACAACGACTATGCGTACAACTTTCTTCGCTGCGCCGAAGTATGCGGGCTTGACGGGGAGACCTCCGTACTCGTCGCCGTGCCGCAGGCACACAATTTTGCCCTTGCCTGCCCGGGGCTGTTGGGCACCCTTGCCACCGGCGGCTGCGAACTGCTGTCGGCAAACACCGCTACCGAACAGCTCATGAAGCTGATAGAGACGCACCGGTTGACCCATTTCATTGCCGTGCCGACGATGATTCTCGGCCTCCTCGACCATCCCGAGCGTGGCAAGTACGACCTCTCCTCCCTGCGGATGATCCTCACCGGCGGCTCGAAACTCAACCCGGAAGTGGCCCTGCGTCTGCGTCCGGAACTGGGATGTGACGTCCTGCAGGTCCTGGGCATGGCAGAAGGACCTCTCTATTGGACACGTCTGGAAGACCCGGACGACGTGCGGCTGCATACCCAGGGCCGCCCCCAGTCCCCCGGCGACGAATTCCGTATCGTTGACCCGGAGAGCGGCAAAGAGGTGGCGCCGGGAGAAGTGGGAGAGCTCTGGTGCCGAGGACCCCACACGATCCGTGGCTATTATCGCGCCGACGAGCACAATACGCGGGCCTTCAGCTCCGACGGATTCTACAAGTCGGGAGACCTGGTGCGGCTGCACGAAAGCGGCAACATCGTTGTCGAGGGACGGAACAAGGACTGCATCAACCGGGGAGGGGAAAAGATCAGCGCCGAAGAGATCGAAAACCATCTCATCGCCCATGGGTCGGTGCTCAATTGTGCGGTCGTCGCCATGCCGGATGCCATTTTCGGTGAAAAATGCTGTGCCTTTGTCGTCCCCGCTCCGGGCGCTTCCCTGACCCTGGAGGGTCTGTGCGACTTTCTCATCAAGGAAAGAAAGATCGCCCGGTTCAAGCTTCCGGAGCGGTTGGAAACCTTGGACGCCCTTCCCCTGACAAACGTGGGCAAGATCAATAAAAAAGCCCTGCGTGAGATCATCGTGCAACTTCAGCAGGCTGCGTGATCATCTGCTGGCATGCCCGCAAAGAGGGCATGGCCGGACGTTGCAGCATTTTTTGTACATAGATCGCTTTCCGGCGATTCGGACCACCTTCAGACCATGGGGCGGTCGGCACATGAAAAAACCGATGCCGCCCGGAATTTGAGAGGATTAACATGACAACAAACGCGCAGACAAAACCCTCCGTAAGCTTTACCCAATGGTGCGACAGCTTGTCGTTCAACAGGTTTCACGCCATGGTCATGGCACTCGCCGCCCTGATCCTGGTCTTCGACGGTTACGACGCCCAGATCATCGCCTATGTCATGCCGCAACTGGTCAAGGAATGGCACCTGACCCCGGTGGAGGCTGGTTCCATGGCCTCCTACGGTTTCATCGGTCTCATGATCGGCGCGGCCGGCTTCGGCACCTTCGCCGACAGGCTTGGCCGCAAGAAGGGAGTGATGATCGCCTTGGTCGTATTCTCCGTCTTCAGCGGGGCGGCTTACTGGGCGCCCAATTTCAAGGTGTTCTGTCTCCTTCGTTTTCTCGCCGGCATCGGCATGGGGGGCGCGATGCCCCTGACCATTACGCTGGTGACGGAATTCGCCCCTGCCAAGGCACGGGCCAAGGCGGTAAGCGCCATGTTTGCCGGATTTACCCTGGGATGGGGCGTTGCGGCACTGGTGGCCATGGTCGGCATACCTGCCTTGGGATGGCGGATGGTGCTTCTTTTCGGTTTTCTGCCGGTGCTTATTCTTCCCCTTCTGCAGAAGGCCCTGCCGGAGTCGGTGCGCTTCCTGGCATCGAAAGGGCGTCACGAGGAGGCGATACTTGAAATACAGCGGATGGAAAAAGCCGCAGGACTGCCACCGGCTGCGTGGACCAAGGAGTCGTTTCAAACCGGACCGGTGGAGCCAGGCAGCAGCCTGACCCAGCTTTTCTCTCCCGGATTTTCATTCATGACACCGCTCATCTGGGCAACTTACTTCCTGAACCTCCTGGTGGTCTACGGGCTGGCTACCTGGCTCCCATCGCTTCTCGTCAAGGCAGGGTTTTCCCTGGTCAAGAGTTACAGTTTCGGCATGGTCCAGGCAATAGGCGCTTCCCTCGGCGGCTTTCTTCTCGGCTGGATGATGGACCGATTCGGCCGGAAGAGCGCTCTGATCTTTGCCTACATGGCCGGAGGGGTTGTCGTAGCCCTGTTCGGCACAGTATCGAGCAATACGGCCTTGTATATCATCGGCGCAGCAACGGGTGTCTTCGTCATCGGAGCGCAAATAGCCCAACATGTGGTGACCGGCGAACTCTATCCGACCAGCATCCGTTCCACCGGGGTTGGCTATGCCCTCACCGCGGGCCGTCTCGGTTCGATTGCAGGCCCCTTGCTGGGCGGAGCGCTCCAGATGGCCGGCGTTACCTTCAGCCAATACTTCCTGATCTTCGCGGTTCCCAGCTTCCTGTGCGCCGGACTGGTCTATTTGTATCGGGTCAATGTGAAAGACGAAGGACTTGAAACAGTCCATGAAAGACTGGTATCCGTTGAGGAGTAGGTAATCGCTTCATTGCCACCTGTCCTCGGCTGTGCCGGGGGCAGGTGCACCTGTCGCGGAAACAGCGGCGGCCCCGCCTGGGCTGCTATAGTGGCCTGTAATTCTTGCCCTCCTGCTGTTGTGTTCCACAAAAACAGTGGCGTTTCATGTGACGAAATGCTATTACAAGGGGAAACGCCGGGTGACTGGCAGGAAGGTCGACAGGTGCCGATGACCGAAAACAACTCCCCCACCAAGATCAAGGAAGACGAAAAATACAACATTCGCGCCATCGAGCGCGCCCTTTCAGTGCTGGAAGCCTTTTCCATCGAGCGCCGCAAGCTCTCCCTCGATGAACTCACCAAGCTGATCGGGCTTTCCAAACCCACCGTCTTTCGCATCCTTTCTACATTGCAGAGCAGGAAATTTATTTATCTGGACAAAGGCGACGGGCGCTATCGGCTGGGCTCTGTTTTTCTCACCCTCGCCTCTGCGGTCCACGGTTCATCCGGTCTCGGCGCCATTGCCCGCCCGCATCTGACCACATTGCGCAATTCCACACAGGCGACGGTCCTTCTTGGCGCCCTCCTGGAGGATCACCTTGTCTATCTGGACAAGACCGAGGGACGCGGGCCGGTCCGCCTGGCCAACGACATCGGCTGGCGGCGCGATCCTGCCCATTACGGCATGCTGGGCATGACGCTCATGGCCTTCCTTGATCCCGCCGAGGCCGAACGTCTGCTGGATGAGTTTCCCCTTGCTCCGTATACCGAAAAATCCCTGAATGATCGGCTGCTCTTCCTTAAACGCCTTGATGACATACGGCGGCTCGGTTATGCCCTGGAGTTCGAGGAGGCGATAGATGGCGTCTGGGGCGTCGCCGCTCCGGTTTTGAATGCGGCAGGAGAGATCATCGCTGCCGTCGGGGCTGCCCTGTCCATGTCTGCCTGCAGCGACGAACGCATTGCCGATACCATTAACAGCGTCACCGCCTGTGCCGGGGCTATTTCTTCGGATCTTGGCCACAGGCGATAAGGCCTCCCCTCACAGCGGTGTCCCGGCAGAGACTGCCTCACCCCTTCCCCTTATTTCTCACTTGTATCCCAGTTGCAAAAAGTATTGAACAGCTCTTGCCCTTTGTTGTGCACGTGGATTTGCCCCCCTGTTCTTCCCCTCCACCAAAAATATTCAATAGAACATTATTTTATTGACAACTTCGTGGCAGCGTGGATAATAATATCAAAAAATAAAATATAATTTCACACAGTGAAATAATGTGGTGCGGCAGTACCGGGAAGATGATGGTAACGATATTGGAGAAAAAGAAATCGCTGTTTTACCGCAGGAAGTACTGACGCAAGAACAGTTTTTTTGCCGAAATAATCGTATTGAAGTACCGGGTTGCATATTTAGATGGAGAAACTGGAAACCCGGGAAGGGGTAAGCTAATGAAGTACGCAGAGACAGGCTTTGCATTGGAAGTCGATCTGACTAGAGGAAATATCGAAAAAGTCCCCACCGACCCGAAGATGACCGGGCTCCATTTGGGTGGGGACGGTGTTGCCGCTGCCATTCTTTGGGAACGGGTGCCACCTGAGGTTGCCCCACAATCACCCGCCAACCTGCTCATTTTCAGCGCCGGTCTTCTGGCAGGCACACCGATCCCCGGCGCCAATCGTACCTGTGTCAGCAGCATCAGCCTTCAATCGAACCTCCTCGTAAATGCGAACTTTGAAGGGTTTTTCGCGCCGGAGCTGAAACATGCGGGCTATGACAGGGTCGTCATCCGCGGCAAGTCGACCAGCTTAGTTTATTTGTGGATTCACGACGACAAGGTGGAGATCTGTGATGCCAGCCATCTCCAGGGGAAGAGCGCCATGGAGACCACAGCCATTCTCCGCAAAGAGTTGAAGGACCCCAACGTCCAGGTGGCCACCATTGGCGTGGCCGGGGAAAACAAGGTCTCCCAGGCGAGCATTGAACATGCCAACAGCAGTGCTTCCCAAGGGCTTGGCGTGATAATGGGGGATAAGGGCCTGAAGGCCATAGCGGTCCGCGGCACAAAGGATCTGGGCATTGCCCGGCCGGATGAGCTTTTCGCACGTTGCAACGCGCTCTATGGGGAGATCTACGATAACCCGTCCTGTGGCGATCTCCTGTTGAGCGAGCACGATAATGCCTGGCATGTGGCCAACCTCCCCTGGACCGCAGCAGGCGAACGGGTCAAGGGGTTCTGGACGCCGGAGCTTGGACAGGAATGGGGAGTGCGTGTCGAACGGGAAGAGATCGGCTACCAGTGGGAAAACTATAGTCAGGAAATGGAAGAGGTACGAGAGACGGTTGTCGAGGAAAGCAAGCTAGTGCGCGGCACCGGCTGCTACAACTGCCCCAAGAATTGCCATAAGGTCCTGTCCCTGCCGGGCGAGCGCCAGTATTTTCTCAAGTCCTACAGCAGGCATGTTTACGCCATGGCTGCCTATGGAGACCTGAAGCTCAACTACGACGTTCTTTACGCCATGCAGGATTTTGGTCTGGATGAAAACGCCATGGTACAACTGTTCGCCTTCGTCCAGGACCTGCATCAAGCCGGCATTTTCACAGACAGTGATTTGCCCGATTTTCCGGCCGATCCTATTGGCCGATACCTCTACATACTGGAAAAGGTAGCAAACCGTCAGGGTATCGGAGCTATTCTTGCCGAGGG
This region of Geotalea daltonii FRC-32 genomic DNA includes:
- a CDS encoding MFS transporter; this encodes MTTNAQTKPSVSFTQWCDSLSFNRFHAMVMALAALILVFDGYDAQIIAYVMPQLVKEWHLTPVEAGSMASYGFIGLMIGAAGFGTFADRLGRKKGVMIALVVFSVFSGAAYWAPNFKVFCLLRFLAGIGMGGAMPLTITLVTEFAPAKARAKAVSAMFAGFTLGWGVAALVAMVGIPALGWRMVLLFGFLPVLILPLLQKALPESVRFLASKGRHEEAILEIQRMEKAAGLPPAAWTKESFQTGPVEPGSSLTQLFSPGFSFMTPLIWATYFLNLLVVYGLATWLPSLLVKAGFSLVKSYSFGMVQAIGASLGGFLLGWMMDRFGRKSALIFAYMAGGVVVALFGTVSSNTALYIIGAATGVFVIGAQIAQHVVTGELYPTSIRSTGVGYALTAGRLGSIAGPLLGGALQMAGVTFSQYFLIFAVPSFLCAGLVYLYRVNVKDEGLETVHERLVSVEE
- a CDS encoding IclR family transcriptional regulator, which encodes MLLQGETPGDWQEGRQVPMTENNSPTKIKEDEKYNIRAIERALSVLEAFSIERRKLSLDELTKLIGLSKPTVFRILSTLQSRKFIYLDKGDGRYRLGSVFLTLASAVHGSSGLGAIARPHLTTLRNSTQATVLLGALLEDHLVYLDKTEGRGPVRLANDIGWRRDPAHYGMLGMTLMAFLDPAEAERLLDEFPLAPYTEKSLNDRLLFLKRLDDIRRLGYALEFEEAIDGVWGVAAPVLNAAGEIIAAVGAALSMSACSDERIADTINSVTACAGAISSDLGHRR
- a CDS encoding two-component system sensor histidine kinase NtrB, with product MDVFKTLGKYHGEIVDVWVGRMLSDRSAPYHREAEANLRPLVSQATAAYSLVLDGGGWDELDAFITFIARRRLAQGYKLSDVQKAFMLYQQVVTPFIIRNARDDERDEAIARLGSCISQTVGKFSDFFQGLHEEYMRQQTVVLEKEVAKRTRELSESESKYKALVEDIRDGYYVLHDGVVVFANSAFCAMHGRPMKEIVGIPFLELVAPESRGDVERSSEQSRTSQSTSLVEYFRLQSNGRKLPTEALAKISSYEGKAASLGICRDISERKELEQKTREAETLNALAQQAASLAHDIRNPLTAIKMNVQMLAAELDGNPTHHRLLEISRKEVESIERSVLEMMHLARPFRLNREIVLLRPFIQDCVDALRTRMEHKGVKASLRLSPKLDRLRIDPHRIEQTLVNLLFNAIEAVPRGGHIFVTSGRVEHQGSQWGTICVADNGPGIPAELLPYYFDEKQKRRIGLGLDNVKKVIEAHGGVVEVGIRRPRGLRVCLRLPQEQ
- a CDS encoding aldehyde ferredoxin oxidoreductase N-terminal domain-containing protein — translated: MKYAETGFALEVDLTRGNIEKVPTDPKMTGLHLGGDGVAAAILWERVPPEVAPQSPANLLIFSAGLLAGTPIPGANRTCVSSISLQSNLLVNANFEGFFAPELKHAGYDRVVIRGKSTSLVYLWIHDDKVEICDASHLQGKSAMETTAILRKELKDPNVQVATIGVAGENKVSQASIEHANSSASQGLGVIMGDKGLKAIAVRGTKDLGIARPDELFARCNALYGEIYDNPSCGDLLLSEHDNAWHVANLPWTAAGERVKGFWTPELGQEWGVRVEREEIGYQWENYSQEMEEVRETVVEESKLVRGTGCYNCPKNCHKVLSLPGERQYFLKSYSRHVYAMAAYGDLKLNYDVLYAMQDFGLDENAMVQLFAFVQDLHQAGIFTDSDLPDFPADPIGRYLYILEKVANRQGIGAILAEGLCQAAGQIGKGAEAYVRGVKKTAQLPLRWKTANYASFLMYAAGDKMDISQVEGSFPQLPIPDRKEREAFVKVWDAAPQRFKEWFLDWEPEQQFSIEAAAEIVGWNEAMHYADDILGICPLLSSFRGQFGGKPPYHLNNLPQLVSLATGIELDVAGLLEISRRNRQLIRALNAGRGQRRADDEFPAELWENRDTAMEQQHLDAYYSFMGWTAEGIPTRETLTGAGLDHVSKVLMARGLLTGE
- a CDS encoding (2,3-dihydroxybenzoyl)adenylate synthase produces the protein MIKNGFTEWPEDFAQAYRDAGYWRDQTIGEVLAERFARFADRTALIAEDGAHYTYADLDRLSTRLALHFKNLGLQPYDRVIHQIPNGPVSVLTFLGLLKAGAVPVMTLPPHREAEIGHFARLSGARGYAIASQVREFDFQALAGTVQEQNPSLEFVLVTGGMPGPGYQSIDAMLLDPIEERAGSTSLPRPDPDFPAVLLLSGGTTGIPKLIPRTHNDYAYNFLRCAEVCGLDGETSVLVAVPQAHNFALACPGLLGTLATGGCELLSANTATEQLMKLIETHRLTHFIAVPTMILGLLDHPERGKYDLSSLRMILTGGSKLNPEVALRLRPELGCDVLQVLGMAEGPLYWTRLEDPDDVRLHTQGRPQSPGDEFRIVDPESGKEVAPGEVGELWCRGPHTIRGYYRADEHNTRAFSSDGFYKSGDLVRLHESGNIVVEGRNKDCINRGGEKISAEEIENHLIAHGSVLNCAVVAMPDAIFGEKCCAFVVPAPGASLTLEGLCDFLIKERKIARFKLPERLETLDALPLTNVGKINKKALREIIVQLQQAA